The Lonchura striata isolate bLonStr1 chromosome Z, bLonStr1.mat, whole genome shotgun sequence genome window below encodes:
- the GDA gene encoding guanine deaminase, with product MAAPGSRPRLRETPREGSPRGGSSQPAPVEPAAAAMSSPQRPPLAHVFKGTFVHSSASAPMEILHGHLLGVDDNGTIVFVEQMDQLEQLAKTWGFKTSDIRQLSKHEFFMPGLVDTHIHAPQYSFTGTRVDLTLLQWLTAYTFPTEAKYQDSGFAEEVYTRVVRRTLKNGTTTACYFATIHTDTALLLAEIIDKFGQRAFVGKVCMDVNDSVPQYREITADSVQETERFVRELLEKKYPRVQPIITPRFGPSCTEDLLNALGDLALAHDLHVQSHISETEEEIKVVENMFPAYQNYTELYDKNKLLNSKTVMAHGCHLSEEELKIFSLRGAAISHCPNSNFSMRSGVLNVQKVLKHNVKLGLGTDVAGGYSASMLDAIRKTMVASNSLQINKVNETGLTIEEAFQLATLGGSQALGLDNVIGNFEVGKEFDALLINTKASDSPFDLFSADEFEDTLQKFLYLGDDRNISEVYVAGKQVVPFSSSV from the exons ATGGCAGCTCCAGGAAGTCGCCCGCGGCTCCGAGAGACGCCGAGGGAAGGCAGCCCGCGGggtggcagctcccagcccgcGCCCGTCgagcccgccgccgccgcgatgagctccccgcagcgcccgccgctCGCCCACGTCTTCAAGGGGACCTTCGTGCACTCCAGCGCCTCCGCCCCCATGGAGATCCTCCACGGACACCTTCTGGGGGTGGACGATAACGGGACA attgtgTTTGTGGAACAAATGGATCAGCTAGAGCAACTGGCCAAGACATGGGGGTTCAAAACATCTGACATAAGACAACTGAGTAAACA tGAATTCTTCATGCCAGGATTGGTTGATACACATATTCATGCTCCTCAGTATTCATTTACTGGTACAAGAGTAGACCTGACTCTTTTGCAGTGGTTGACTGCCTATACATTCCCAACAGAAGCCAAGTACCAGGACAGTGGTTTTGCAGAAGAAGTGTACACCAGAGTTGTT agACGAACACTAAAGAATGGTACAACTACAGCTTGCTACTTTGCAACAATTCACACAGATACTGCCCTTCTTCTTGCTGAAATTATAG ATAAATTTGGTCAACGAGCATTTGTTGGGAAAGTCTGCATGGATGTGAATGACAGTGTGCCACAATACAGAGAGATTACTGCTGACTCTGTCCAAGAGACAGAAAG GTTTGTTAGAGAACTACTGGAAAAGAAA TATCCCAGGGTACAGCCTATAATAACCCCCCGCTTTGGCCCCTCCTGCACAGAGGACTTGCTGAATGCTCTCGGGGATTTAGCATTAGCCCATGATCTCCACGTGCAG AGTCACATAAGTGAGACTGAGGAAGAAATCAAAGTTGTGGAGAACATGTTTCCTGCCTACCAGAATTACACTGAACTGTATGATAAAAACAAGCTTCTAAACAGCAAG aCTGTGATGGCACATGGCTGTCATCTTTCTGAAGAAGAGCTGAAAATTTTTAGTCTTCGTGGAGCTGCAATTTCACATTGCCCCAATTCTAACTTTTc GATGCGCAGTGGTGTCTTAAATGTGCAAAAGGTTCTCAAACACAATGTGAAGCTTGGTCTTGGCACAG ATGTTGCAGGTGGATATTCAGCTTCTATGCTTGATGCTATAAGGAAAACAATGGTGGCATCTAATAGCCTTCAGATCAATAAAGTGAATGAAACAGGACTAACTATTGAAGAAGCCTTTCAGCTAGCCACTCTGGGAGGAAGCCAAG ctCTAGGACTGGATAATGTCATTGGAAACTTTGAGGTGGGAAAAGAATTTGATGCACTGCTAATCAACACGAAGGCTTCAGATAGCCCTTTTGACTTGTTCTCTGCTGATGAATTTGAG GACACTCTCCAGAAGTTCCTGTATCTAG GTGATGATCGGAATATTTCTGAAGTGTATGTGGCTGGAAAGCAAGTGGTTCCTTTTTCAAGCTCTGTATAA